One Anoplopoma fimbria isolate UVic2021 breed Golden Eagle Sablefish chromosome 2, Afim_UVic_2022, whole genome shotgun sequence DNA window includes the following coding sequences:
- the hk1 gene encoding hexokinase-1, with protein sequence MIAAQLLAYYFTELKDDQVKKIDKYLYSMRFSDETLKEITQRFRRELVKGLGRDTNPTAVLKMLPTFVRSIPDGSEKGDFIALDLGGSNFRILRVRVSHEKKQTVQMESQIYDTPEDIIHGSGTRLFDHVAECLGDFMEKHSIKDKKLPVGFTFSFPCQQTKLDEGFLITWTKLFKAGGVEGMDVVKLLNKAIKKRGDYDADIMAVVNDTVGTMMTCGFDDQRCEVGIIIGTGTNACYMEELHHIDQVEGDEGRMCVNTEWGAFGDDGRLEDIRTEFDREIDRGSLNPGKQLFEKMVSGMYIGELVRLILVKMAREGLLFEGRITPELLTKGTFETKHISAMEKSKEGLNKAREILTRLGVEPSNDDCIAVQHVCTIVSFRSANLIAATLAGILLRLKENKGVARLRTTVGIDGSLYKMHPQYARRLHKTVRRLVPDADIRFLLSESGSGKGAAMVTAVAYRLAEHSREITQTLSEFRLTTEQLLEVKKRMRIEIQNGLSKSTQEAATVKMLPTFVNSTPDGSEHGDFLALDLGGTNFRVLLVKIRSGKRRTVEMHNKIYSIPLEVMQGTGEELFDHIVQCISDFLDYMGMKNTRLPLGFTFSFPCRQTSLDAGILMTWTKGFKATDCEGEDVVGLLREAIKRREEFDLDVVAVVNDTVGTMMTCAYEEPTCEIGLIAGTGSNACYMEEMRNIEMIDGDEGQMCVNMEWGAFGDNGCLDDIRTEYDRAVDDFSLNPGKQRYEKMCSGMYLGEIVRNILIDMTKRGFLFRGQISETLKTRGIFETKFLSQIESDRLALLQVRAILQHLGLDSTCDDSIIVKEVCGVVSRRAAQLCGAGMAAVVDKIRENRGLDHLDITVGVDGTLYKLHPHFSKTMHQTVNELAPKCNVNFLLSEDGSGKGAALITAVGCRMRQELNNK encoded by the exons ATCGATAAGTACCTGTACTCCATGCGTTTCTCTGATGAGACGTTAAAGGAAATCACACAGCGGTTTCGGAGGGAGCTGGTCAAAGGACTGGGACGGGACACGAACCCCACCGCTGTGCTGAAAATGCTGCCAACTTTTGTGCGATCAATCCCTGATGGCTCAG AGAAGGGAGACTTCATTGCTTTGGATTTGGGCGGTAGTAACTTCAGGATCCTCCGCGTCAGAGTAAGCCATGAGAAGAAACAGACCGTTCAGATGGAGAGTCAGATCTATGACACACCAGAAGACATCATTCACGGCAGCGGAACAAGA CTGTTCGACCATGTGGCAGAGTGCCTCGGTGACTTcatggaaaaacacagcatcaAAGACAAGAAACTCCCGGTTGGGTTTACCTTCTCCTTCCCCTGCCAGCAAACTAAACTAGATGAG GGATTTTTGATAACATGGACAAAGCTTTTCAAGGCCGGTGGAGTGGAGGGAATGGACGTTGTCAAACTGCTCAACAAAGCTATTAAGAAGCGAGGG GACTATGATGCTGATATCATGGCAGTAGTGAATGACACTGTGGGGACGATGATGACCTGTGGTTTCGATGACCAACGCTGTGAAGTTGGCATTATCATCG GTACGGGTACCAATGCGTGCTACATGGAGGAGCTGCATCACATTGACCAGGTGGAGGGCGACGAGGGCAGGATGTGTGTGAACACTGAGTGGGGAGCCTTCGGTGACGACGGCAGGCTGGAGGACATCAGGACAGAGTTCGACAGAGAGATAGACCGAGGCTCTCTCAACCCCGGGAAACAGCT ATTTGAAAAAATGGTCAGTGGTATGTACATAGGGGAGCTGGTTCGTCTCATCCTGGTGAAGATGGCCAGAGAAGGCCTGCTGTTCGAGGGAAGGATCACCCCTGAGCTTCTCACTAAGGGGACGTTTGAGACCAAACACATCTCAGCCATGGAGAA GAGTAAGGAGGGGTTGAACAAGGCCAGAGAGATTTTAACCAGACTTGGAGTGGAGCCCTCAAATGACGACTGCATCGCTGTGCAGCAT GTTTGTACCATTGTGTCTTTCCGCTCTGCCAACCTGATAGCTGCCACACTGGCAGGCATCCTGCTGAGGCTAAAGGAGAACAAAGGCGTTGCACGACTCCGAACCACTGTAGGGATCGATGGATCGCTATACAAGATGCACCCACA ATATGCCCGTCGTCTTCATAAGACAGTCCGTCGTTTGGTCCCGGACGCTGATATTCGATTCCTCCTGTCAGAGAGCGGCAGTGGAAAAGGAGCCGCCATGGTGACAGCTGTGGCCTACCGACTCGCCGAACATTCACGAGAAATCACCCAAACGCTGTCCGAATTCCGCCTGACGACCGAACAACTGCTGGAG GTGAAGAAGAGAATGAGGATAGAGATCCAAAATGGCCTTTCAAAGAGCACTCAGGAAGCTGCTACTGTCAAAATGCTGCCAACTTTTGTAAACAGCACTCCTGATGGCtcag aacatgGCGATTTCCTGGCTTTGGATTTGGGAGGAACCAACTTCAGAGTTCTGTTGGTCAAGATTCGCTCTGGCAAGAGGAGAACAGTGGAGATGCACAACAAGATCTACTCTATTCCTCTGGAAGTGATGCAGGGCACGGGAGAGGAG TTGTTTGATCACATTGTGCAGTGTATCAGTGACTTCCTGGACTACATGGGGATGAAGAACACCCGTCTTCCTCTGGGCTTCACCTTCTCGTTCCCCTGCCGACAGACCAGCCTGGACGCT ggcATCCTGATGACTTGGACCAAGGGCTTCAAAGCGACTGACTGTGAAGGAGAAGATGTGGTTGGTCTGTTGAGGGAGGCCATCAAGAGGAGAGAG GAATTTGACCTGGATGTTGTGGCCGTAGTGAACGACACAGTGGGAACCATGATGACCTGTGCCTACGAAGAACCCACCTGTGAGATTGGACTCATTGCTG GCACTGGCAGCAATGCATGTTACATGGAAGAGATGAGGAACATTGAGATGATAGATGGAGATGAGGGCCAGATGTGTGTCAACATGGAGTGGGGGGCTTTCGGGGACAACGGATGTCTTGACGACATTAGGACAGAGTATGACCGGGCTGTGGATGACTTCTCCCTCAATCCTGGCAAACAAAG ATATGAGAAAATGTGCAGCGGCATGTATCTTGGCGAAATCGTGCGAAACATCCTGATAGATATGACCAAGAGAGGATTCCTGTTCAGAGGACAGATTTCTGAAACACTGAAGACCAGGGGCATCTTTGAGACCAAGTTCCTCTCACAGATAGAGAG TGACAGATTGGCTTTGCTGCAAGTGAGAGCCATCCTGCAACACTTAGGTCTGGACAGCACCTGTGATGACAGTATCATAGTTAAAGAG GTATGCGGGGTAGTGTCACGTCGTGCAGCTCAGCTGTGTGGGGCAGGAATGGCGGCCGTGGTCGATAAGATCAGAGAGAACCGAGGACTGGACCATCTGGACATCACAGTAGGGGTGGACGGCACACTCTACAAACTACATCCACA CTTCTCTAAGACCATGCACCAGACTGTAAACGAACTGGCTCCTAAGTGTAACGTCAACTTCCTACTGTCTGAGGACGGCAGTGGGAAAGGAGCTGCCCTCATCACAGCGGTGGGATGCCGGATGAGACAGGAGCTGAacaacaaatag